The following coding sequences lie in one Oncorhynchus gorbuscha isolate QuinsamMale2020 ecotype Even-year linkage group LG10, OgorEven_v1.0, whole genome shotgun sequence genomic window:
- the dusp23b gene encoding dual specificity protein phosphatase 23b, whose amino-acid sequence MACSPPPNFSWVEPKKLAGLALPRMTAHYQYLLDNGIQHLVCLCEKKPPNCDTVPGVKLHHIKIIDFTPPTPEQIQRFLSIVEESNAKGEGVAVHCMHGHGRTGTMLACYLVKTRQISGIDAISEIRRLRHGSIETHDQEKAVVQFYQRIK is encoded by the exons ATGGCCTGTAGTCCACCCCCTAATTTCTCCTGGGTCGAACCTAAAAAGTTGGCAGGACTGGCTCTCCCTCGAATGACTGCCCACTACCAATACCTTCTGGACAATGGCATTCAACACCTGGTCTGCTTGTGTGAGAAAAAACCTCCCAACTGTGATACGGTCCCAGGAGTGAAACTACACCACATCAAGATAATAGACTTCACCCCACCAACTCCAGAACAAATTCAGAGGTTTCTGTCTATTGTGGAGGAATCGAATGCTAAAGGCGAG GGTGTAGCTGTTCACTGTATGCATGGCCACGGGAGGACAGGCACCATGTTGGCCTGCTATCTGGTGAAGACCAGGCAGATCTCAGGCATCGACGCCATCAGTGAGATCAGAAGATTACGTCACGGCTCTATTGAGACACACGACCAGGAGAAAGCAGTGGTGCAGTTTTACCAGCGCATTAAATAA